One window of Flavobacterium ammonificans genomic DNA carries:
- a CDS encoding DUF7151 family protein, with the protein MKKHYTFLILLFTFWSYAQNGITYQAVILNPNTEELPGADNSRLPLVNQDITLEFKILNASSSLDYQETINTQTDEFGMVNVVIGTGTRKAGIATQFSTINWDGSAKNLIVSLDPSGQSTHFIEISNQPFTYVPFALYAAHTGVAGTQGPAGNNGLDGKTLLNGTTNPIASLGTNGDFYINTVSSSLFGPKTNGIWGSGVPLVGPQGIAGPQGIAGTNGTNGTNGLSAYQIWLNTGNTGTEAQFLTALRGATGAQGIQGATGQQGIAGTNGTNGLDGKTILNGNQDPTNSTGNNGDFYINTTTNLLFGPKTSGAWGSGIALVGPQGAAGVNGKNSLINTTTVPLASNDCPNGGIKIEVGLDLNNNGILESNEIENSKTKYICQTTQNSGRVFAINSQGTYQVPSGKTWTITNIIVGSTPPTINWTGNFVRYISSGVDWSGYGNWIIADFGNILIQKYKAEVFQFGQNGVTSSSTRNLSDTFLQNELNISLPIVLNSGQSLTIVSGLILNITEN; encoded by the coding sequence ATGAAAAAACACTACACCTTCCTTATTTTATTATTTACATTTTGGAGCTATGCTCAAAATGGAATTACCTATCAAGCAGTAATTTTAAATCCAAATACAGAAGAATTGCCAGGTGCAGACAACTCCCGTTTGCCTTTGGTAAATCAAGACATTACTTTAGAATTTAAAATTCTTAATGCCTCTTCTTCATTAGACTATCAAGAAACCATCAACACACAAACTGATGAATTTGGAATGGTCAATGTTGTCATTGGTACCGGTACACGAAAAGCTGGAATAGCAACTCAATTTAGCACCATCAATTGGGATGGTTCTGCTAAAAATTTAATTGTATCCCTAGATCCAAGTGGTCAATCAACTCATTTTATAGAAATTAGCAATCAGCCTTTTACTTATGTTCCGTTTGCGCTCTATGCTGCACATACAGGAGTGGCTGGAACACAAGGCCCTGCTGGAAACAACGGATTAGATGGTAAAACTCTCTTAAATGGAACAACTAATCCAATTGCTAGCCTTGGAACCAATGGGGATTTTTATATTAATACTGTTTCAAGTAGTCTTTTTGGACCAAAAACAAATGGGATTTGGGGAAGTGGTGTACCACTAGTTGGCCCACAAGGAATTGCAGGACCGCAAGGAATTGCAGGGACTAATGGAACCAATGGAACTAACGGATTAAGTGCTTACCAAATTTGGCTAAATACTGGTAATACCGGAACAGAAGCACAATTTTTAACAGCATTACGCGGGGCAACTGGAGCTCAAGGAATACAAGGTGCTACAGGACAGCAAGGCATAGCAGGAACAAACGGCACCAATGGCTTAGATGGAAAAACTATCCTAAACGGTAATCAAGACCCGACAAATAGCACTGGAAACAATGGTGATTTTTACATTAACACGACTACTAATTTGTTGTTTGGCCCTAAAACTAGTGGGGCTTGGGGGAGCGGTATTGCTTTAGTAGGACCACAAGGTGCAGCTGGAGTCAATGGAAAAAATTCACTAATAAACACAACTACTGTACCTTTAGCTAGCAATGATTGTCCTAACGGCGGAATAAAAATTGAAGTTGGTTTAGATTTAAATAATAATGGAATACTAGAAAGTAACGAAATTGAAAATAGTAAAACAAAATATATTTGTCAAACAACTCAAAATTCAGGAAGAGTATTTGCAATTAATAGCCAGGGTACTTACCAAGTCCCGTCAGGTAAAACTTGGACTATAACAAATATTATTGTTGGGTCTACTCCACCAACAATAAATTGGACAGGTAATTTTGTTAGATACATTTCATCTGGGGTAGATTGGAGTGGGTATGGAAATTGGATAATTGCAGATTTTGGAAATATATTAATACAAAAATATAAAGCCGAGGTTTTTCAATTTGGACAAAATGGGGTCACTAGTTCAAGTACGCGAAACTTATCAGATACATTCTTGCAAAATGAATTGAATATCTCATTACCAATCGTACTAAACTCTGGCCAAAGTTTAACAATAGTGTCAGGATTAATACTAAACATTACTGAAAATTAG